In the Triticum aestivum cultivar Chinese Spring chromosome 2B, IWGSC CS RefSeq v2.1, whole genome shotgun sequence genome, ccctcggcccacctccggtacccgtcttctggtatataggtcacttTGACCTAAAATAAttgaggagaggactttcgggatgaagcgccgccgtctcgaggcagaacttgggcaggagcacttttgccctccggcggagtgattccgatgggggaacttccctcctgaagGGGGGAAATCATCGttatcatcatcaccgacaactctcccatcttagggagggctatattcatcaacatattcaacaacaccaactcctctcaaaccctaattcatctcttgtgttcaacctttgtaccggaactatagattggtgcttgtgggtgactagtagtgttgattacatcttgtagttgattactatatggtttatttggtggaagattatatgttcagatccattatgctatttaatacccctctgatcttgagcatgattatcatttgtgagtagttactttcgttcctgaggtcacaggagaaatcatgttgcaagtaatcatgtgaacttggtatgtgttcgacattttgatgatatgtatgttgtgattcccttagtggtgtcatgtgaacatcgactacatgacacttcaccatatttgggcctaagagaatgcattgtggagtagttattagatgatgggttgcaagagagacagaagcttaaaccccagcttatgcgctattccgtaagggaccgcttggatccaaaagtttaatgctatggttagaatttattcttaataattttctcgtagttgcagatgcttacgagagggttaatcataagtagaatgtttgttcaagtaagaacaacacctaaccaccggtccacccacataccaaattatcaaggtAGTGAACACAAATTAagacaacatgatgaaagtgactagatgaaattctcgtgccctcaagaacactttgcttatcataagagactgttttgtcctgttctttgcctcaaaaggattgggctaccttgttgcacttttgttactactgtcgttacttgctcattacaaattatcttgctgaAACTACTCTGCtgcttacaattttagcacttgcagacattaccttgctgaaaaccacttgtcatttccttccgctcctcgttcggttcgacactcttacttatcgaaaaggctacaattaagcacatatacttgtgggtcatcaatgaatGACACAATGATGGGGACTTAAATTCAAATAATTATTATAGTGTTCTTGGTTAATAGTTGTGTTCTTAGCATATTGCTTAGCTTATTGATGGCGTTGTTGTAATGATGTATTAGGTTTAACCGATCACAAATGTTTCTGCAATTGGTTTCTCTGATAGTGCTCTTGGTTATTTCCAAAAGTTATCCGTATAATTTCTAAAAGTGTTCCCATACATACTCATAACTTTTCACATAAATCACCTGATAAACAATTGCAGGAGAGGATGCAAAATTACACATCTACCTACGACTGATAGCACAACTAAATCTCTTCTATCCCCGCTCTTAAGGCCTGCTTGACATTGAAATTTACTgcctttctcttttctttcaaACAAGCTATATGTTTGTTCTTTTACATTAATGATTTCTATAGCATCAATTTTGCATCAGCTAGCTTGTGGATCACTAGCATCGCTCTCCCTTTCCATTCTTCGTCGACCCACTTTAAAAATCCACATGTCTTATACTCCTATGAGGGGACAAAATGGACAAGATGTCGCATACCAAATGAACAACTCCTCGAAAAAAATTGGATTCATTCTGAAACTCTTTTGAGCGGGTCAGAAACCTATGGCCGACATCAAATCCATCCATGCAAACTCTATCAGCTGGGTTACGTATGTGCCCACGAGACTCCTTTTGCTCTATCCCATGGAACTCAAAATTCTGCTCAGACAGCGGAATACCCCCATTCAAACTTGGAGACGATTTTAGTGTCCTGACATTAATTGTAGTGAAGGAAGTGGGTGGATTATAGAACCAATCTTTCTGCTAAACCTTTTATGAGTATCTTATAACTCACATTGAGCAAGTATATGGGTCTCAATTTCTAAATTACAGTTGCATCAGGTACCGTAGTCATCAAAGTAATGATACCATGATTAAGCCACTTAACCACTAGTTCCCCTTTGTGGAATTTATCAAACATTTCTTTCGGGTATACTTGAATCACTTCCCTTAATTCTTGATAGAACTATAAAAAATCACTAGGAGTCGCGGATTTATTATGCAATCTCAAAAACAACTTCTTTAATCTCCCCTAATAAAAAGTCACCAAAGAGAAAATCTCTAATCTCTTGAGAATCAATAAATACCATTAGTTATTACTTAATCATGTGAGAAATAGCATAAGAATTACTTAATCATGTGAGAAATAGCATAACAGATAGCTTGGATTGCTATTTCTCTATTGATTGAAAATTAACCATTCCCTCTGTAAAGAGCGTTAGTATTCTAAaggctcttatattagtttacagaggaagtatttCAATCAACTCTTGAACCATCATTTTTGTGCACGGTGATTCAAGCAGATGTTTCCCTTTTGAGTTTTATATTCTGTTTTCTTGGTGCGCATTTTAGTCAATTTTATTTAGATTTGTGGGTCCTATTATTTATGCGTACTTACAGTTGCATGCCGCCTGGTCGTATGCAACTACAGTTGCACGCGTGTCAGCCTAATGCAACAACGATTGGACATACTTTCAGTCACGTGCAACTACACATACACGTCTGTTGCTGCTCGCGTGCAATTAATATTACACATCTTTCATCGGCCATGTGAAATTGTCGGTCGCATTTAAAAAAATGGGTGTGACTAGGTTCCAGTCAAGTGCTATAACAtgtaagaaagaaaaagaaaaaactgaaaagaaaatCTGCATGGATCTCGATGTAAGTCATATGCTAGCTAATGTGAGCTGATTGAACAATAGTTGCTTCTCAATTGATTTGATTTGACATCAGGCTCTAGCCAAGACAAATGCCACGGGCGAACAAACACAAGAGTGGAACACAAGACCCCGCAAACCTCTTTTTACCGGTGTTGGGATGTACCGGTGTTCCTCCCGCCAATAGGATGCTGCCAACTCAAAAGTAGTATTTCTGTATTTCATCTTTCCTTCATTTAAGGCATCGTATTTAATCAGATGGGCCCACCCACGTGACATCAGCCATGTCACACCCACGTGACTTCAGCCTTGTCCCAGGCTGGCTTTCCAGGTACGATCGAGGCATATCTCTCACTTCCCAAGTCCAGATACAGAACATGTCATTTTTCAACCGATCAAGTTTTCTCActttaaacttatttgaatttttttgtaaAGTAgatatgaatttgaaaaaaaaagaacATTTCACTTAATTTCAAAATCTAATTTCAGCTCGTTtagaaaaaaacatatttcaaTCCTTTCAGAAATATATTTCAAAAAAGAGTGAAACTTTGTATTTCAAAAGTGTTGCATAAACATTTTTCTCTTTTTACAAAGTGATTTCATTTATTCCAATTCCAATTTCATTTTTCACAAGTGAAATTGATTGTTCAACCATGAAAGTCCTGATTTCAATTCTTCAAAAATATGATTTCAATCCTTTCAAAAACAAATATCTTTACAAAAGACTGAAACATAGCATTTCAAAAGGgtcacatgaacattttttatattttatGAAGTGATTTCAgttatattttatatattttttccaaaaTAACTCAGCTACACATAGCTATTTCAATTCATACCTAACTGGAATATCATTTCAAATCTTTCAAAAAATTATTGCAGTCCTTTTAAGAAGCATATAACACTTGCATAGGCTAAAATAGTCTAGTTACACTACATTGTAATATATATTTCACATATGTATGTGTAGCTGAGCTATGTAAGTGATGTATATTTCTGTATTTCAGTAAAGTAATTACATATATTTTCAGGGAAGTAATTTCATACATTTCAATACATATATGACTGAAATAACAAATTACATATATGACAAATAGCAGTTTCATATTTTTCAGAGATCTAATTCCATATATTTTCACAGAAATTAGTTTCACAACTTGTAACAACACATTGAAATATATTGCAGGGAAGTAATTTCATACATTTCAATACATATATGACCGAAATAAAAAATTACATATATGACAAATAGCAGTTTCATATTTTTCAGAGATCTAATTTCATATATTTTCACAGAAATTAGTTTCACAACTTGTAACAACACATTGAAATATATTTCAGGGAAGTAATTTCATATTTCCCAATACAAAACTCACTTAAATAACAAATGCCAGATAAGAGGAACAACAGTTTCATATATTTCAGAGAAGTAATTTCAtatattttcacaaaaattagtTTCACAACTTGCAACACCACATTGAAATATATTCCAGGGAATTTCTCAATACATATATCACTGAAATAACAAATGACAGATAAGAGAAATAGTTGTTTCATATTTTTCAGAGATCTAATTCCATATTTTTTCCAGTTTCACATTGAAATCTCACAGAAATTAGTTTTGCAACTTGCAACAACACATTGAAATCCCAGTTTCACATTTTTTGCACATCTCAACTACACATAGCTATTTCAATTCAAATCTCACTGAAAAACATTCCAATCTCACTGAAAATCATTCCAAATCTCACTGAAAGTCATTCAAATCTCACTTCGACATACTGAAGTAATCCAGTTTCACCAGATTGAAATATAAATTTCACATTGTGCCACAAACCATTTCACATTAGTTTGTTTGACAACTAGCAACACCGCATTCAAATATATTACAGGGAAGTAATTTCATAGATTTTGGTCTCTTTCAAAAAACTACAACACATGCTCTCTGTCACAAACATTCAAAAATCCTGAAATTGAAGTAGCAGAGGAGGCCGACGATCTGGTGGTAAAGAAACATAGAGTGTTCAAATCATGCTAAATAAATCTGAAATCGTGAAATACATATGGAGAGAGGTTAGGGGAGATGGGATTCATGACTCACCAGATCCGGAGACACCAACGGCGACCACGGCTGCCGGGGCAGCAAGGATGCCGGTGGATGGGCTTCTGGTTGGCGGGATCGAGGAACCTCGCCGGATCAGCCACCCCCCGACGGCCAGTGGATCCGGCCCCTGCTCCTCGTCGGCCTCATGGTACCGCCGCGTCGCCGCCGGCCTTCTATGTGCCCCCCGCGGTAGGTGCCGGCAGTGGAACCCGAATCCGGTGTCGGATGTTGGTGGAGAAGGCGGATCTCGCGGCGGCCATAGCCGGGATTAACCACCGAGCCCCGTGGAACGAACTGACGAGAGATGGGGTGGGGAGAAAAGAGATCGATGAGGGAAGGAGACAACGGCCTGGGGGTGATATCCTGTCTGTCGTGGGGTCCATCATGTATTTGCAGTTGTATACAGCTTGTATCCTGGAATCTGAGGTGGAAATAAAAAACTAGTAGGGTCCACCCACACGGATCTAGAAGCATCGAGGGATGGTGGATTGCGCTCCGGTACATCCCCGCTCCGGTAAAAAAAACTTAGTTGCACAAGACCCTGCTCCGGAACCTCAAATTGGCCAATGCCATGGTTGGTATACAAATCAACTCAAACATGTACCCTTACATTTTTATTCCCAACCCATATTACTGAAGCCTGTTGATGGAAAGTAgttaaaaaaaacaaaaggaaagtaGTCAAGTGTCAAGTGGATCGAGGAAGCTCTAGTGCTGTGAGGGGAACATGGCAGAGACGGGGCTCCTCACGGTGTGGGTGTCTGACACCCACCGGATCGCGCCCTGCACCGCCGTTGTGCTGGCATTGAGCGGAAACACGAGCACCGTGAATTTCTGCTCCGGCGTCGCGTGGCTGAACCAGAGCACGCTCGGAATAACGGTGACGTTCACGAAGCTGCCCGCCGGCATGTCGACCTGGGCCTGGTACATGGCCGCCTCCGCCTGTCCGACGTACTTCACCGTGCGCTCCACTATCACCGGGGCCAAGGGGCTCCAGTCCGGCACGAACGTCACCGAGATCGACGGGTAGTTCAGCATGCTTTGTGGGATCTTCTGCACGGTCGAGCAGTTCACTGACTGGCGCGCGATTACCGAGACCTCCTGGTCCGTGTACATGCGACAGAGGAAGCCGATGTAGTCCCCGGTGGCAGTGTCATAGACGAGGCCGGGGTCCACGGCCTTGTCCGGATTGACATGGCCGGCACCCATGGCGAAGAAGTCGGCGGGCTTGTGCTGCTCGTTGAGGATTGGCGAGCCGGAGCGGTCGGTGACGTAGGCGGTTGTCATGATGGCGGACttgatcgccgccggcgaccagtctgggtgcttgctcttgatcagcgcGGCGATACCAGCAAGGTGCGGCGTCGACATGGACGTGCCAGAGATGATGTTGAAGGTCGGCGAGGTTGACACGTTGAACCACGTCGGCGGGCCTACCTTGAACGGCCACGCGGCGAGCACGCTGACGCCAGGGCCAGTGATGTCCGGCTTCAGAATGTCCATGTTCTGGGTGCTAGGACCACGGGAGGAGAAGGAGGTAATCGCCGGCGCCGGTGACGTGCCGAGGACCGTGCCTCTGAAGGAGATCTTGGCCGTACAGTTCGACGTGGACTTGATGTAGTTCTTGATCTCCACTCCGGCGGCGTAGCTGACGTGCGACGCCGGCAGAACGTGCGCATCGGCGAGCAAGCTGTAGCCGTCGATGAACTCATTGGTGAGAATCATGCCGGCGCCACCGGCTCTTAGCACCTCGATGCCCTTGTCAACCCTCCCAACATCGTTGCCACGCTCGCAGAGCACTATCTTGTTCTTGACGTCGAAGCCGTCCAGCGAGCCGTTGCCGCAGAACTGAGCGAAGGGCGTCGAGCTCGCACCGGCGTACACCAACGGGGCCTCCACGGAGTCAGGCTGGTAGACCGACTCGCCGTCGAAGGAGAGACCATTCCCGAGGATCACTTTAGCGCTGATCAAACGGTCCATGGTGCTCGCGGCGACGGTGAGCATCCATGGCGCGTCATTGGACAGCGTGGTGTAGTTCGGGCCGGAGTTGCCGGCCGCCATACTGACGAAAATGCCCTTCTCCGCCGCGGCGAACGTGCCGACAGCGATGCTGTCGTGGTAGAACGGCACCGACTCTCCACCGAGTGACATGGATATGACGTCGCAGCCGTCGGACACGGCGGCGTCGATGCCGGCAAGGATGTCCACGCTGGCGCATCCGTCCTCGCTGCAAACCTTGTACATGGCGAGGTGCGCACGGGGCGCCATCCCGGACGCGGTGCCATTGGCCTGGCCAAGCACCTGAGCGCCCGGCACGACGGCTCCGGCCGCGGTGCTTGACGTGTGCGTGCCGTGCCCTTCCTCGTCGGTCGGAGGCCCGCCGGAAGAGCTGCCTTCACTGATGAAACTACGGGCACCGATGAGCTTGTTGTTGCATGAGGAGGCGTTGAAGTCGCACCTGCCCTTCCACttggagggcggcggcggcattCCTTCGCCGCTGAACGAggggtggttggggaagacgccgGTGTCGAGCACCCCGATGATGACGCCGTCACCGGACCCGACGAACGGGTTCCTAAAGCCCAGCGCCGTGTCCAGCCCGAGGAACCGCGGGGTGTGCGTCGTCTGCAGGCGGTACATCACGTCCGGCACCGCGGCGACGAACCCGGGCATGGCGGACACGGCGTCGAGCTCCCGCCGCGTTAGCCGGGCCGCGAAGCCGCTCGCGACATGGTGGTAGGAGTGGACGAGACGGCCATTGTTGGGGAGGAAGGACTGGTGCCACTCCTTCCGGTCGTCGGTCGTGCCGAACACGTGGTTCTCCTTGGGCTGAACGTGGACGACGTACGTGCTGAGCTCTTCAATTTCCCAGTGCTCCCCGGCGGCGACAAGGGCGAACAAGAGGAAGGGGAGAAGGGAGAAAAGCTTGAGGCTCCCCATGGCTAATTACTTGCTATGGTATGTGTGCGTGCATGGCCTTTATATATAGATGCTGGATCTCGTTCTTGTTCTAGCTG is a window encoding:
- the LOC123042367 gene encoding subtilisin-like protease, coding for MGSLKLFSLLPFLLFALVAAGEHWEIEELSTYVVHVQPKENHVFGTTDDRKEWHQSFLPNNGRLVHSYHHVASGFAARLTRRELDAVSAMPGFVAAVPDVMYRLQTTHTPRFLGLDTALGFRNPFVGSGDGVIIGVLDTGVFPNHPSFSGEGMPPPPSKWKGRCDFNASSCNNKLIGARSFISEGSSSGGPPTDEEGHGTHTSSTAAGAVVPGAQVLGQANGTASGMAPRAHLAMYKVCSEDGCASVDILAGIDAAVSDGCDVISMSLGGESVPFYHDSIAVGTFAAAEKGIFVSMAAGNSGPNYTTLSNDAPWMLTVAASTMDRLISAKVILGNGLSFDGESVYQPDSVEAPLVYAGASSTPFAQFCGNGSLDGFDVKNKIVLCERGNDVGRVDKGIEVLRAGGAGMILTNEFIDGYSLLADAHVLPASHVSYAAGVEIKNYIKSTSNCTAKISFRGTVLGTSPAPAITSFSSRGPSTQNMDILKPDITGPGVSVLAAWPFKVGPPTWFNVSTSPTFNIISGTSMSTPHLAGIAALIKSKHPDWSPAAIKSAIMTTAYVTDRSGSPILNEQHKPADFFAMGAGHVNPDKAVDPGLVYDTATGDYIGFLCRMYTDQEVSVIARQSVNCSTVQKIPQSMLNYPSISVTFVPDWSPLAPVIVERTVKYVGQAEAAMYQAQVDMPAGSFVNVTVIPSVLWFSHATPEQKFTVLVFPLNASTTAVQGAIRWVSDTHTVRSPVSAMFPSQH